In Acidobacteriota bacterium, one DNA window encodes the following:
- a CDS encoding penicillin acylase family protein, whose protein sequence is MAKRSLAGRWLRGIGLALLILGLPLLIVATLGGFWLRGQLRASLPQLSGELTVAGIEAAVTIDRDQLGVPTLRGTHRVDLAYGLGFLHGQERFFQMDLQRRQAAGELSELFGPATFGADRRARRHGFRQLAAQVFGQSPGSTRRLLTAYADGVNAGLDALDASPVEYLLLRQGPEPWRPEDSVLTLYAMFELLQRFGIQVEEGLSLLSTELTPDLYQFLTASGDGWDAPLLGQVTAAAALPPATAVAAHRPPPPGSFDTAAAHAVPGSNNWAVAGALTAHGGALLATDMHLPLSLPNIWYRARLEWPGHEVTGGTLPGAPLVVIGSNGHVAWGFTNSRVDTSDIVLLEIHPEDPDSYLTPDGWRRFDRRLEVLRAKGGKEESLEVLSTVWGPVIDDDVHGHPRALAWVAHHPDAVGFELAALESARSTSEALDIANGAGLPTQNIVVADTAGQIGWTLAGRLPRRYGFDGQTPTSWANGSRGWDGLVDAREIPRLVDPVDHRLWTANNRLVDGDWLALLGDGGYVSGARAGLIRDRLFELETATVEDMLRIQLDDSARFLDRWRNLFLDLLDEGALAENPARGDFRRLIEDWEGRASVSSRAYRLVRGARQFLLQDLLQFLTAPCAELDPSYAYLNALPRSEGPLWALVTERPEHLLNPKYSSWEAQLLAGVDQVVAYYGQIGADLEAVTWGNFNRVQLRHPISLAVPQLGRWLDLPVAELPGDFNMPRVQQPGYGASQRMAVAPGREEEGIFHMPGGQSGHPLSPHYGDSNRAWVEGTPTSFLPGPTTHTLTLQPAR, encoded by the coding sequence GCGGGAATCGAGGCCGCGGTCACCATCGACCGCGACCAGCTCGGCGTGCCGACGCTGCGCGGCACCCACCGCGTCGATCTCGCCTATGGCCTCGGCTTCCTCCACGGCCAGGAGCGCTTCTTCCAGATGGACCTGCAGCGCCGGCAGGCCGCCGGCGAGCTCTCGGAGCTCTTCGGACCGGCCACCTTCGGCGCCGACCGCCGGGCCCGCCGTCACGGCTTTCGCCAGCTCGCGGCCCAGGTCTTCGGTCAGAGCCCCGGCTCCACCCGGCGACTGCTGACCGCCTACGCCGACGGCGTCAACGCCGGCCTCGACGCTCTCGACGCCAGCCCCGTCGAGTACCTGCTGTTGCGCCAGGGGCCGGAGCCCTGGCGCCCGGAAGACTCGGTGCTGACGCTCTACGCCATGTTCGAGCTCTTGCAGCGCTTCGGCATTCAGGTGGAAGAAGGGCTGAGCTTGCTTTCCACCGAGCTGACGCCGGACCTCTACCAGTTCTTGACCGCCTCCGGAGACGGCTGGGACGCTCCCCTGCTCGGACAGGTGACGGCGGCGGCGGCACTGCCGCCGGCCACCGCCGTCGCCGCCCATCGCCCGCCACCGCCGGGCAGCTTCGATACCGCCGCCGCCCACGCCGTCCCGGGATCGAACAACTGGGCCGTCGCCGGCGCCCTCACCGCTCACGGTGGCGCCCTGCTGGCGACCGACATGCACCTCCCCCTGTCGCTCCCCAACATCTGGTACCGGGCTCGCCTCGAATGGCCCGGCCACGAGGTCACCGGTGGCACCTTGCCGGGCGCTCCACTGGTGGTGATCGGTAGCAATGGACACGTCGCCTGGGGCTTCACCAACAGCCGCGTCGACACCAGCGACATCGTCCTGCTGGAGATCCATCCCGAGGACCCCGACTCCTACCTCACGCCCGACGGCTGGCGGCGCTTCGACCGCCGGCTCGAGGTGCTGCGCGCCAAGGGCGGCAAGGAGGAGAGCCTCGAGGTGCTGTCGACCGTTTGGGGACCGGTGATCGACGACGACGTCCACGGCCACCCTCGCGCCCTCGCCTGGGTCGCTCATCACCCCGATGCGGTGGGCTTCGAGCTCGCCGCGTTGGAAAGCGCCCGCTCCACCAGCGAAGCTCTCGACATCGCCAACGGCGCCGGCTTGCCGACCCAGAACATCGTGGTCGCGGACACCGCCGGACAGATCGGCTGGACCCTCGCCGGCCGCCTGCCGCGGCGCTACGGCTTCGACGGCCAGACGCCGACCTCCTGGGCCAATGGCTCGCGCGGCTGGGATGGCTTGGTCGACGCCCGCGAGATTCCGCGCCTGGTCGATCCCGTCGACCATCGTCTGTGGACCGCCAACAATCGCCTGGTGGATGGCGACTGGCTGGCCCTGCTCGGCGATGGCGGCTACGTCTCCGGCGCCCGCGCTGGCCTGATCCGTGACCGTCTATTCGAGCTCGAGACCGCCACCGTCGAGGACATGCTGCGCATCCAGCTCGACGACAGCGCCCGCTTCCTCGACCGCTGGCGCAACCTCTTCCTCGACCTGCTCGACGAAGGTGCCCTCGCCGAGAACCCGGCGCGGGGCGACTTCCGCCGCCTGATCGAGGATTGGGAAGGGCGTGCGTCGGTCTCGTCCCGGGCCTACCGCCTGGTGCGCGGGGCCCGCCAGTTCCTGCTCCAGGACCTGCTGCAGTTCCTCACCGCTCCCTGCGCCGAGCTCGATCCGTCCTATGCCTACCTCAACGCGCTGCCGCGCAGCGAGGGTCCGCTGTGGGCTCTGGTCACGGAGCGACCAGAGCACCTGCTCAATCCGAAATACTCGTCCTGGGAGGCACAGCTCCTCGCCGGCGTCGACCAGGTGGTCGCCTACTACGGTCAGATCGGCGCCGACCTCGAGGCCGTGACCTGGGGCAACTTCAATCGCGTCCAGCTACGCCACCCGATCAGTCTCGCAGTTCCCCAGCTCGGCCGCTGGCTCGACCTGCCCGTCGCCGAGCTTCCCGGCGACTTCAACATGCCGCGCGTCCAGCAACCGGGCTATGGTGCTTCCCAGCGTATGGCCGTGGCCCCGGGGCGCGAGGAAGAGGGCATCTTCCACATGCCCGGCGGCCAGAGCGGCCATCCCCTGTCGCCACACTACGGCGACTCCAATCGTGCTTGGGTCGAAGGCACCCCGACATCCTTCCTGCCGGGCCCCACGACCCACACCCTGACCCTCCAGCCGGCCCGCTAG